The genome window TCTTCTTGCCAGATGGGAAATAGCCTTTAGGCACGACACTCTCTGGTGGCTTAGAATCTTGTGGTGACAAACTGGACCTAACAGAGGACATCTGATGTTGTCTATTCAGCATGTGTCCTTGAGCCTGGCTATGGTGAGGTGGGGTGGTTCCGTAGTAGTCGCTGCCAGGATAATCATCAAATCCAATGCCAGATTCTTGAAGTTTCTGTCGAAGGAGATTAGCAGCAgactgctctcctcttcttgtcTCAAGCTGCTGGTAAGTGTTGGTAAAATGCTGAATGTCAGACAGCGCGGACGAAGATGGAGGTGGGGAGCCCTGGACTGGGCGAggaagaggcggaggagggggtAAAGGCCCGAGCAAAGCGAAATCCTCCTTGTCACCAGATGCTGATGCCACAGCAGCTCCTAATCCAAAGTCAAAGTCTTGCTGTTTTAGGGCTTGGGATGTCTGATGAGGGTCACATGGGTAGGCAGACGGAGGTAAAGGCCCAGTCTCATCGACTACTCTGAAGGGAATCATGTCGTTTAATGAGTGACTTTCATCCATGTAACTATCATCCCCTCCTGTGACCCTGGGGAAATGTGTTAAGTCTTGGTCCTGTGAATCATTAAACGCTGGTATGTCTGAGTGAGAGAAGCCTGGGTAATGATTTGACTCATCATCAGCATGGCCTGCTGGCTTTTTAATATTTGGGGTGATTTTCTGCACTATTGCCTCGAGTTTCAAACCTCGTCCTTTCCTGGGAGGCAAAACCTTGGTATTACTACTTGATGGAGATAGAGGTTGTGAATAGGTATTCTCTCCAAGCAAAGGGGACGACAGCCTGGGACAGGGGATATCTGAACTGGATGAGTCATCTTCATTGTGATGGCTGGATTCAGACTGAGCCCCAGGAGAGTGATGAGAATTTGTGGCAGCTCTAGGCTGAGAAACATCCTGGAGTTGCCTTTTGGCGGGAATAGGAGAGATGAAAGAACGAACTCTCCTTCGCAATATTAACGGATTTGTGTCTCCAGAACCCCCAGTTTTAGTCTGGCGCTGCACCTGTGGCTGACTGGAGTTCATGTCAGCAGAAGGCTTAGAGGAGctgggtggagggggtgggCAGGGATGTTTGGCTTCCTCTGTGGCTCCTCTGGAGACCTCAGGTTCAGCAGCATTTTGGCCATGAGTCATTTGTGGAGGAACAGGGCCATGTGAGGCTACAGGaacaggagggggaggaggaggaggaggtagggGAGGTGGTTGTGTTCTGTAGTAGGAATCTCCCTCTATCATTCTGGCACCTTCTCTTCCAGAGTGCGTTGACTCCCACATTTTCAAATCAAAGAAAGCGCTTTGATGATGGAGTGAAGTTTTGGCTGGATGTTGTTCACTGGGCATATCAGTTTGGGAGatcatcctctgtctctgctctgattggctgacctTATGTCGTCCTGGAGAAGAACCAGGCTGCATCATCATGTCCTTCGATGGCCTGTTCATTGCTTTTACCCAGTCGCTCATGTCATGGGGGTGATGGGGGCCACGAGGGTGAGGATACATTTGAAGCTTATTCGTGGACTGAGTCTGGGGGGATAAATTGTGGTAAGGATGGTGAGAGGGAAAATGAGGGTTGCTGCGCGGCATCATATTTCCTTCTCTTGCATCTCCATATCGATATGCAGGAAAACTGCTGCCACTGCAAGTTGATAAATCAACACCGTGAAGATAGGACTGATGCCTTGAAGGTGAAGACAAGGGATTGGTGCTCATAGGATGAGAGGGCAAGGCTGAAATATCAACATTACTTCGCCTATAGGGGTCAGCATTCATTACAACAGATGAGTGAACAGACTTGGCATGATACTCCATATCAGCCTCATTAGCTCCACCGCTGCCATGATCAGTTTGTAAATTTGCAGCGTCTAGGCCAGCCTCTTTTGATGCTGTTTCCATTTTCACCACTTGTTTCTCTCCAGCATCCTTTTTACTCAGAtcattggctgctgctggagaggaaaATGGCTGTTGAATCACAGAGGCTCCACTCTGACTTttctcccgctccctctctctgtcactttccCTGTCCCTCTCTGGTGTGCTGCGTCGGTTTGGCGACACATCACAGATGACAGAGCGCCGCTCTGATGGGGCTAATATGGAGCCTGATGATTTTTGAGACTCTGTTTGACCAACGCTGCCTGTTAGTGGCTCTGGCTCTTGCAAAAGGAGCTCCTGCACAGCAGAGGATGGGGTGGACACATTAGATAATGCTTTCCTCTGTGGTAGAGAAAAGTCAGCTAAGTTTATATGTTTTGTTGGGGGTTGCCGAGACTCTGTAGGCTGTGGTAAATTACTCTGGGACACACccacttcatttttttcagtattttgcaaTATCTTAATATTGGACACATCTGACTTCACTGAGGACTGTGGATCTGCGGTAAAATCAGGGTCACTTCCATGCCTCTGGTTTGGATGTGGGGGCTTTCCAGAGCTACCCATTTGGGCAGCATGAGCCAAAACCTCAGTTACTCCACTTTGCACCCTCATACTTTCAGTCATGCTATATGGGTGTCTGGACTGAAACTGTTGCTGAACATGCAGATGGGCAGGAAATGCCTGTTCTGGTCTGCCATAACGTCTATCTAGATTGTAACCTTGAAGAACCTCTTGCAAAAGGCTTGGAAATTGCTGCATTTGCGAATTATCCTCATGACCTTTAGCTCCTGCTCCTTGCCCCCTCTTCACCAAAGCCTCTGCTACAGAGCCTGTATCTTTTGGATGCGCAGGGCCGTAACCAGTTTGTGATTGTTGGTACCCCAAGTATCTGGAATTTGATTCCATTACACCCGCTGGGCCAGCCCTCCCTCTGTTCTTCATTGACAGATCTGAGCCATATGTTGATTCTGGGTGGCCATATTTATGTGGTCCAGACTGGGGAGGGTTTTGAGGCCGTCCAAAATTTGATTTCTGGTGAAGGGAAGAATATATACTTAGATCTACACCTTCCTCCCCATTGTGGCTGCTTGACTCTCTAAAGTAAGAGTGTGGCTGTTTCTCTTCTATACAGTTGTCTTGGGGATGCTTGCCTTTTTCAGTGTGACTTCCCTCAGAGCGGGCTGAAACTATCACACCAACACTACTGGCACTCTGCTGTTCCTCAGATATGtgcttttcttccctctcattATTGTGTAATCTGGATGCCGTGTGCAACCTATTTTCTTTGTCCTGACCATTTTGTGTATTGACTTCTCCGTCTCGTTGCACTTGGCTActgcctttctctgttttctcaaCTGCGCCTTCACTTACTTTTTTGAGgacttcatttttaatttctgctgTCTTCCTATGGCCACCTCTGTGGTCACTGTATGCTAAACCAGGCTCTGAGACACAATttggctgtggaggaggaatactggaggaggtggatgaggGGGATGAGGAAACTGGAGGTGTTGAATGTGAAGCTGGGCCGGTCTCTGATGACTGACATCCAAaggatggagatgatgatgaagagggaaCGTGAGAttcatctgcttttgtttcagaAGCAAGTGCTTCTTTTGACGGTGAATCAGAGGTGACTGTTTTAACAGTTGATGCTTGTCCAGTCTGTGTTTGAGTCTGAGATGGAGGGTGATAGCCAGTTGGTTCAGATCCACTGCTGGCACCACTCATCTGCCTCACTCTCCCACGCTCCCCCTCAGAAAACTGCTCCTCGCGCTCCACCTTGGTCCCAGATGAGCCTCCGAGTGGCATCAATGAGGAGTCTTCATCAGCACCAGCATCTAAGCTTGCACCATCACCAGTCCCCATTGCACTTCCATCTTTAACTGTACTAGTACTTGAGGCTGCACTTGCATTTCGACTCCTTGGTTGTGATGGGGGTACGCCATGTGTTGCCTGTTGCAGCCCCCCATCTTTTCCCTTCTTCTGTGAGAGCACTGTGTCAGTAAGGAGCATGTGCTGAACTGTGTTTGGTAAATTGGCTACTTGGGAGCTCAAAGCATTAAGACTATTCAGGCCAGCATCCTGCATTTTGTCATGCGGAGAAGATGAATAAACAGAGGAGCCTTCCTCTCGAGATCCAATTCCTGTGACTAGACCCATTTTGTTGCGGCCTGTTGGAGGAAGACTGCTCCCTCCAACTGCACTCATGCTGTGAGCTTTATGACTGCCACTGCTACCACAACTACTAATGCTGCTATTTGAGTTGGGTGTGGGACTTAACTGAGGCATGGTCTGCAGTAATCTACCCTGACCATGGCTGCTACGGGGGTTTGAAGCCGGTGGATGTGAAGGACCATGACCTGAGGGGTTTCCATGTGCCTCTGAGACACCCATCaaaggggaaggagaggagctACAACTGGGGGAATGCActgcagaggcagctggagAGGGGTTGGATATCGGGCTAAAGTTTTggttaatttgtgtttgttgagcATTGGGGTGCATTGGTGATTTGGATATTTCTTGAGATGCTGCTTGAGGTATACTGGGATTGGAGGCTTGATGATGTTTAGCATATACAGAGCCTGGCGACGGGCCCTGGTGCTGCATCTTGAGAGAGTTGTCATAACCTACCCCTAAATTGTGCTGTGAGTTGCGGTGCTGTAGTGTGGCCTGCTTGTGAAGTGAATGAGTCTGTGGGGAATATCCAGGATAATTTGAAGCATGGTAACTCTGCTGAACATTCTCCATTGCCCCCACATTGTTAGCAGCAACTGAACTGGAGACGGAGTTTGAACTGGAGTTGACACTGGGAGAACTGTTGACTTTGGGATCGAACCCAGTGCTCGGAGCCCCATCAAGATATCGCTGCGGAGGGGGGCTGTACATTCCTGATGACCCTGTGGATGCTCCACCCTGTGGGGAGTAGTGTGGATACTGAGGGGTCATTCTGTGCCCAGAATGTGGATAGCTCCTATGTTGCTGTGCATGGGGGACGGCTGCGAAGGTTTGCCCGTGCTGGCGGTGCTGCATTTGAGAACCTGGCACTGACTGCATTGCAGGGTTCTGACTCATATTGTACTGATGAGAAGGAGAGAACGCTCCAGCACCAGCACCTCCACCTGAACCAGCACTGGAGCCATAGTCTACTGGATAGGGTGACATCAGGCCAGATGATGGTGCAGAGCCAGATCCAGCATGCCGGTACTGGTGAGGTATATGTCCATCAATGTTAGGGTACCCAAACCCTGCCCCATAACCCATGCCCCCCCTTCTGTGCCTGTCCTTTCCACCcattgaaaaataataatccaTGACATCCTTCCTGTAAGGGTTGCTAGGGTTGCCACTGTGAATGTTACCCTGTGTTGGCGGTGGCTCCACAGCTCCTCTGTTTCTAGCACTGTAAGCAAGCATGTGGCTGGCTTGAGTGGGGTGGTGATGGCCTCTGTGCAGGCTCTGCTGTTGCATCCCCGCGTAATCATCTGTCATCCTTGGGGAGATTTGGGGATCTGCTGGCTGAGGGGGATACGGAGgacctcctccacccctcccacTGAACCCCGGGGGGACAGAGGGGGGAGCTGGACTGTTAGAAAAATTCTGCATTGTTTTTCCAAGTTTGGATTAAAAACGGAAATATCTGTCAGTGTCTATACCAGGGAATGCTTCTGATCAGAAACTGGAAGGCTTACGGCAGTAAccataaatgacaaaaagagagtCTATGGCCTGGCAGTAAAACAAGGAAATGCTTTCGAAATCCACCAAAGAGTTCAGGCTGAGGAATATATATCGCAGATGTTCTGATCACTTCTTTCTGTAGCAGAGACTGGATGGGGAGGTTTAACAGATGATGATTTTATCAATATATGAAAGGCCAAATGGTGAAAATCTTACTTCTTCAATGGGATGATAGTATGGTCAAAGGTTCTAAAAAAATgccttaaaaaatgaattttcaaaaagaaaaaagagataTGTGGGAACCAGGTTTCTAATGCAGAAAATACAAGACTAAAGGTGTGCAGTCACTTCCATGAAGCAGTTTGGCACTGGGCAGGCAATGGTATCATGGACGACTGAAGCACAACCATGTGAGATGTTCAACCTCAACGTCTTTACATGTATACACGCTGCTATAATCACAGCTCAAGCAACCAGAGCTATGTTAGGATTAAATTTTGTTATGATCCAACAGCATcttgtgcaaagaaaaaaaaagaaaaaagaaaacttctCAATAAAACCATTGAGACTCTGTTCCGTCACAGCAATCCTTCTGTTTGCCGGGACCTGACTCACACCTGTATGAGACGAAAACTGCAGTAACTTGAATCAAGCGGTCTGAATACAGACCGTCACTAAACGCTCCCAGAGGTAAACAATCCATTGATATTCTCAGCAGCTCTTGGATGCAGAGTGGAATACTtttggagatgttttttttttcttggtcaTTCCCTTTGAaatactgttttctttttttagtttttttgttaCTGCATGCATTCCTTCGGACTTAGAAGTCTTTGGTCCCTATTTAGTAATTGTTCTTTCTTTGACTGTGTTCAGATTCTTCTTGATGCTTCCCTGTGTCTTCAGCATATAGCTGTCTTACCTTTGTTTATTCTGTCAACCATCATTTAATTCTACCTAGTTCCATGGCAACAATTTTCCAAAGGAGGGTAGTCCATTTATTCCACTTCAAGTTCAGTCAATTCAAgctcctgttttctgtttctcttcagtaTTTCCATGCAGATACGTTCattttccagcagctgctgaccaGAAGCCTTCACAACTCTGCAAATACAAAAGATGAACCAAAAAGTTagcatgcaaaaatgaaaaggtgCCTTTAATTACCATACCTTTAGCTAAGGctacagctctgctgctgtaattAAATAATTATAAAGAGAAATACACTGTGGGCATACAATAATATCAAAATGCCTATTTGGGCTAGTTTAATATTCATTTGTCTGAGTAAGAATATTTTTATTCAGCAATTTAATTTCATCAATCCAGTGGAGACATATatgtaatgaaaaaataaaatttagctTTCAGCCTTTGTTTAGGCTTTCTGTAACTTCCAAATTGGTGAGGCTgtgtttgctgaaaaaaaacacagtgctgaTCTAGGCTCACATATTTCAGATTGCATCAGCAGTCCTCAtaagtggatttatttttagtGGCCCACCACAATAATCACACAGGTCCATCACAAATAGATTCACCAAACCAACAATAATGCTAACATTACTTCCATGTTGCATATTCATTCGACTCCTGACTTCACTACTTAAAAGGCCTGCTGGCCTCATATCAACACTCCTCTTCTAACATGCAGTACGAGTACAGCctttactgtggctgcagctttaacaaTACATGCCTAAGCTGTAGCCTCCGACTGATAACAAACAGAGTTGGTGGAGAGAAACGTGGGTTAGTGGCAGCATGCAATTAAGGCAACAAAGTGACACAGACAAGGTCACAAACACTActtcacatgtaaacaaacaaccTCCGGGAGCCAAGGCGGAAGCAGTCCATCTCCAACCTCTTTACAGTGAGACTTAAGACCATTAACTTTTGTGTATTTAACTTGTTTTAATGGGCTTTCATTATTATAGGTGATAATTAAAGGGATGACGCCACCTTTACCGGGTCAGTGCCCATAATTGCCATGTGTGACACAAGCCTCTATTGTCTGCCTCAAATACACTATAAAATAGTTAATGGCCCTAACACAACTTCGTTTGACTTTTGTTGTAGTGGTGTGGACCTACTCTGAGCCCCACAATAACAAGCCACTCCTGTTGATGATGATTACAACTATAACAGGTGTTATCTGTCCGTCAGTCTTATCATTAGTGTGAACCTATCTTCACCGATGTGATATATTGTTTTTAACCAcagtgagatgagcagcagaatgaaaaaaacGTGGGAAAATAACAGGACCAGGaggacaacaaaacaaactggtAAATCACAGTGAAGTCGAACACGCTGCATACAGGTCAATGTTCAAGTGTGTCATTTAGGGTTCAAAGCTAAATGCACTGTACAATTGATAAAGTTAGAAGGACACTATTGATTTCCATCCGTCTATGAGCTCATATCTTGATTACTAATTAATCACAGCAGCTCACTGTGCATGACCAGGCAGCAGCATTCACAATACAGAGAACAGTGCAGCATTAATACACAAACTGGCTCAATGCAGTCTGTCAGCAAGTCAATCAATGGCATAGCTACATATTGATAAGAGCATACGCAATGGGCTTTGCAGACAATGATCAAACGCCAGCTCTGTTGTATTTTGATGATTTGCCGTCTCAGATGGTCATTAACACAACACTTGCTTTTGTAACACAGCCTTAGTAGCTACATTAGCCAATAGCAAGGTATACGCATTACAATTAGCTTTGTAGTGCTGCCTCTCTTAGCTCTGTAGGGTTAGCGTTAGCTAACATACCTCACATACTGCAAATTAAATATGCGAACTAGCCGCATATGTTAGGAGCTAGCTAAGCTACACACCACTAGTTAGCATCGTAGCAAGCTAGCTCATTTGCgtttattacattattactaGCATTTGAGAATGTGTAGAAAACGATAGATGTAGCAGGCTAAAGGCACGGGGCAGCCAAGCAGCGTTTAGCTACAAAAGAGAGGTGATTAGGTGCAGATGTTTCCCCCTCTGAAATTCAGTGGGGCTGTGAGTAAATGGGTTAGCTAGCATAAATAACGTAACAGTTATACTGGCAAGAGACCTGGTGTGGGTACTGCATCAGAAAAATATCATCACGCAGCCTGACATTTCCCTTGAATAAACAGAGCTAACGTTTGCCAGGGAGAGGCAAGTCAGGCAGAGACAGGCTAGCTAACATACTCCAAATGCATACCTGAAAACGTAGCAATACAAGGCCCCTCGAAGACTGAAAGGCTGTTTTGTGACAATCCCGCTGCTGTGGCAGGAAACCCCAGTCTAGAGTCGACTGCTCCGCCGCTTTTCCCTCACCCTTTTGAGTCCAGACAACCCCGACCAGCGGCGGCGAAGTCGGGGGCCCCGTCACGACACTCAGATCCCGGGCCTTTCTTCCGATAtcccctttttccttttgtcctCACCTCCAAAAATGATGAGAGCAGAGCACAATCGGGGTGCCTGTAGGTCCCGTAACCAGTGAGGTCCATACACCCCCGCCCCCTCCCCTCTTGTTCCCtcgcctctctctccctctttcacacACCGCTGAGGTGATTCCACCTATCTAGAACTAAAATTAAACACATTGCCATCTCACGAGCCTCCACTAACACATGAAGATCTCAAACGTCAGTTTCCGTCACTAAATTGCACTTGCATGCCTTCATCAGTAGCTCGACCTCTTCGTTTTCCTGTTAgactactgttttttttcttgcaacaGAAAGACCGCCTTGAAAATGCATACACACTCATATTCCTGCACcccctccctcatctctctccatcacatCCCTCCaactcccctccctctctgaagCTTTTGCTATTTCACCGATTTCCACCTATTTCTACCATAAAATCTAAGATTATAGTAATATTGcaaatgcatttgtgcatgtCTGGGGTTAGCATTTTATCACAGCCCCTTTGTTCTTATTTCATCTCAAGTGAAAATGAATCAGGGAAGCCTAATGAAGGCACCAGGGTACAAAGGCAATATGGAGAGGAGACGGGGTTGAATGGAAtgctctgtctgaaatgaataACAGATAAAAGACAATTTGTGAGCTATTAGGTGCGTCTGCATTAGAGGGAGATTGCAGTGCAATGGATGAAGCTTTTTAAGTTTATTGTGGTCTCCTCATGCTGAAACGCAGACCCATTGTACGCACAGTGCTGCCACATTGTTTAGTTGTTTTTCCACAAAGAAAAGCCACTTAAATCATTACCATAATATCTATTCATTGGTTAATGTTTGACACGACACGCTCAGAGCATCATCGTGGCCaggacaacaatggaggtgCTGCAAACAGAATCTTTTCCCCATTAAATTTATTGTCTCTGCCCGAGCTTATCTGCGCTCAAACAGGGCCAGTGAGTGCAACGCAGACCCACTCGCACTCTCCCACCATCATAATGATGTGCCCTGTGCCCCCCATCCATGGTGCTGCACTTTAAATGTACTGCTGTGTGTCACGCATGCACACgctcgcacgcacgcacgcagacgCGCACGTTCACCACGACATACATTCTGTACATACAAAGAAACCACACGTGCACATGCAAGGACACGCAAGCAGGCACGATCACAAAAATCCAGtctgaaatgcacaaacacacgcgcgcgcacagttagcacacacgcatacacatcTGAATGCACTCACTTAACCTGTCAATCACAAGAGTAAAATCTCCCTCAGTTTCTAAACAACAGTTCAATACATTTCATTCCCTTGCAGATACACGTCTATTTCTATCATAGTTGCCATAGCAACTGCATCACAGAGCCTTAACTGTGGATAATTTTCAGGCTACGTATCTACACTTGCTTTTTACATGTGCAATTTCATGCAGACGCTCTTGTTTGCTGCTACAAGTCTTCATCCATGAATCACTTACATGCAGTTGTGTACTCGTATTGCCGCCAAGTCAAAGTGAAAGAGCTGAGAGGCGAGATAAAGGGCATTGATACTCTGAGCCAGCGAGTCAGCCAGCCAGGCCTATCCAATCAACAGGAACGCCTGCTGGGATTCACACAGACTCTCTCCATCACGAACAAGGTCACAAAATCTTCCAAAGAGGAGGCTCAAAGCACACATTTGTAAAGAAAGCAAGCAGTTTTGAACACGTTTGATGCTCTCCACATCATTGTTCATtgtacaaatgcacacacactcacacacacacacacacacacacaattatgtACGAACACAGTCCTGCAGAACTGCCCTCGCTCTTCTATTGTGTTGCCAAAGTTTGATGCTTTTTACAGAAAATGCACCATTGCAACCACAACCAAGTACTCATATCctttacaaaagtaaaagtactaatacgACACTGTAAAAGTACTCTCGCACTCTAAGTACAAGgcctgcattgaaaatgttacataGGTAAAAGTATGGAAGTATAATGAGTAAATTGTAGTTAAAGTATTAAAGGAAAAAGTATTCAATGCATGAAAACGTCC of Chelmon rostratus isolate fCheRos1 chromosome 17, fCheRos1.pri, whole genome shotgun sequence contains these proteins:
- the tcf20 gene encoding transcription factor 20 isoform X2, with the translated sequence MQNFSNSPAPPSVPPGFSGRGGGGPPYPPQPADPQISPRMTDDYAGMQQQSLHRGHHHPTQASHMLAYSARNRGAVEPPPTQGNIHSGNPSNPYRKDVMDYYFSMGGKDRHRRGGMGYGAGFGYPNIDGHIPHQYRHAGSGSAPSSGLMSPYPVDYGSSAGSGGGAGAGAFSPSHQYNMSQNPAMQSVPGSQMQHRQHGQTFAAVPHAQQHRSYPHSGHRMTPQYPHYSPQGGASTGSSGMYSPPPQRYLDGAPSTGFDPKVNSSPSVNSSSNSVSSSVAANNVGAMENVQQSYHASNYPGYSPQTHSLHKQATLQHRNSQHNLGVGYDNSLKMQHQGPSPGSVYAKHHQASNPSIPQAASQEISKSPMHPNAQQTQINQNFSPISNPSPAASAVHSPSCSSSPSPLMGVSEAHGNPSGHGPSHPPASNPRSSHGQGRLLQTMPQLSPTPNSNSSISSCGSSGSHKAHSMSAVGGSSLPPTGRNKMGLVTGIGSREEGSSVYSSSPHDKMQDAGLNSLNALSSQVANLPNTVQHMLLTDTVLSQKKGKDGGLQQATHGVPPSQPRSRNASAASSTSTVKDGSAMGTGDGASLDAGADEDSSLMPLGGSSGTKVEREEQFSEGERGRVRQMSGASSGSEPTGYHPPSQTQTQTGQASTVKTVTSDSPSKEALASETKADESHVPSSSSSPSFGCQSSETGPASHSTPPVSSSPSSTSSSIPPPQPNCVSEPGLAYSDHRGGHRKTAEIKNEVLKKVSEGAVEKTEKGSSQVQRDGEVNTQNGQDKENRLHTASRLHNNEREEKHISEEQQSASSVGVIVSARSEGSHTEKGKHPQDNCIEEKQPHSYFRESSSHNGEEGVDLSIYSSLHQKSNFGRPQNPPQSGPHKYGHPESTYGSDLSMKNRGRAGPAGVMESNSRYLGYQQSQTGYGPAHPKDTGSVAEALVKRGQGAGAKGHEDNSQMQQFPSLLQEVLQGYNLDRRYGRPEQAFPAHLHVQQQFQSRHPYSMTESMRVQSGVTEVLAHAAQMGSSGKPPHPNQRHGSDPDFTADPQSSVKSDVSNIKILQNTEKNEVGVSQSNLPQPTESRQPPTKHINLADFSLPQRKALSNVSTPSSAVQELLLQEPEPLTGSVGQTESQKSSGSILAPSERRSVICDVSPNRRSTPERDRESDREREREKSQSGASVIQQPFSSPAAANDLSKKDAGEKQVVKMETASKEAGLDAANLQTDHGSGGANEADMEYHAKSVHSSVVMNADPYRRSNVDISALPSHPMSTNPLSSPSRHQSYLHGVDLSTCSGSSFPAYRYGDAREGNMMPRSNPHFPSHHPYHNLSPQTQSTNKLQMYPHPRGPHHPHDMSDWVKAMNRPSKDMMMQPGSSPGRHKVSQSEQRQRMISQTDMPSEQHPAKTSLHHQSAFFDLKMWESTHSGREGARMIEGDSYYRTQPPPLPPPPPPPPVPVASHGPVPPQMTHGQNAAEPEVSRGATEEAKHPCPPPPPSSSKPSADMNSSQPQVQRQTKTGGSGDTNPLILRRRVRSFISPIPAKRQLQDVSQPRAATNSHHSPGAQSESSHHNEDDSSSSDIPCPRLSSPLLGENTYSQPLSPSSSNTKVLPPRKGRGLKLEAIVQKITPNIKKPAGHADDESNHYPGFSHSDIPAFNDSQDQDLTHFPRVTGGDDSYMDESHSLNDMIPFRVVDETGPLPPSAYPCDPHQTSQALKQQDFDFGLGAAVASASGDKEDFALLGPLPPPPPLPRPVQGSPPPSSSALSDIQHFTNTYQQLETRRGEQSAANLLRQKLQESGIGFDDYPGSDYYGTTPPHHSQAQGHMLNRQHQMSSVRSSLSPQDSKPPESVVPKGYFPSGKKKGRPVGSVNKQKRAQNPAQTQAQGQSQAQAPSTTLSAPPAPPAPIAAAATTPPTVQTASSPPDPTAPPLSDNKNTPPLAPPILTQVVKVDVESEDTQPEIEVKPVRRRRRGVKDEDGPLEARGRQRRRRRGAAAAATSPSVAKDDPDTPLGAGGSLGSNRVFMDPNRKGPFVPHIHVENKIPEIGAVCTIVNAEEDKMKGERSAVGGKAGGSGIDSPLTSALSSQLSRRDRESEKREPDEVETTLQSGKALPSSGYVVAGPVITETNHSGRLLCCLCQKWANYKHLGDLYGPFYPAEYAAKLPKNQPQVRQCQATTGTNKTGPNSDISSNALSTVQDTQTQDAQFTKPSTECDFAISLDSNPTSLTTTVRTATIAGREEMMMHMAGKLSNAPSCSSPTTSKTTSLTWDMNLDIRPIPELKRETDLEADQQQTRKQQQPQLQQPTDETQQRPQHRKLTSHPRFKRRHKSSEDSPRMVPSNSKASLPFQPPPPALDSLGPLAQLAQLPQMPMDPEELWVHEGCIVWTSGVYLVNGRLYGLQEALDGARETCCSYCEMVGSTLGCYSKGCTLRYHYLCAIEADCSLNEDNFSLRCPKHKFTQSIRPAKSVYLEQSERG